From Curtobacterium sp. MCBA15_012:
GGGCCGACCGCGCCGCCCGGCCCGTCGCGCTCGTCGGGTCCGGCTAGCATCGGCCCGGTGAGCAACGACGTGACCCCCGGCCGGTACCGCCACTTCAAGGGCGGCGAGTACGAGGTGGTCCTCGTCGCGAAGGACGTCGAGACCGAGGAACCGGTCGTCGTCTACCAGGCGCTCTACGGCGAACGCGGGCACTGGGTTCGGACGCTTGCCGACTTCACCTCGTACGTGTCGCGCGACGGGTACGAGGGGCCGCGGTTCGCGCGAACGGATCCATGAGGCACGGGCGACGACCGCCACCGCCCGGTCAGCTCGCGGCCCCTCACCTTCCTGACGTCACCGCCGAGTGCGCATCCTCCCGACAGCATCGCGGAGATTCGCCCCGTCTCCGGTCGGAAGCGCGAGTGTCGCGAGATGACCGGCGCCGATGGCCCCCAGGGCGATCGCCGCAACCGGGTGAGCAGCGACGAGCATGAGCGTGACACATGCGACCACAACGGCGCACGGGCCGGCGGTGACGACGATGACCTCGCGAACGGGAGCAAGTCGGGGACGCACGATGTGCGCGAACCCCAGCTGAGCGACCACGTGCACGTGCGGTCGGCTCCGAGAAACGACACCCAAGGCCACGAGGTGCCCGAACTCGTGGCAGATGTTCGTCGCGATGAGCAGAGCGACGAGGACGAGCGGTGCGGACGTCGTCGAGGCTGCGGTGCTGGCCACTGCGACCGCCGCGGCGAGCGTCAAGGGTCCCGAGGCCGACGCGATGAGCAGGCCTGCAAGCGAGAGGGAGATCCGGGCGCTGATCGCTGAGCCGGACACGCTGACGGCCCGGCCGAGGAATGCGTGCCGCACCTTGGGCCCCGGCAGGACGAGGAACCCGTTGTCGACAGCAGCCGAACGGTGTGACGAGGTCGACACCGGCACCGTCACGCCGAATCCGCGGCATGCGACGCCGTCAGGCACCGAGGTGCAGCAAGACGCCAGCCGTGGACGTCTCACCGCGATCGCGTCAGGCTCTGGACTGCCAGGAGGGCCCCGACGATGAGAAGCGATGTGATGATCGCGGTGACGAAGAGTCCCAGCTGTTCGGACGTCTCGCTGATGTGCGTGGTGAGCCCGACGGACGCCATCACGAGCACGGTGGTGACGACGAGAGCGACACTTCCCGACAGCGGCTGAGCATCGCTCCAAGGAACGAGGGCTCCGGCCAGTGCCGCAGCACTGAAGAGCAGCGCACCACGGAGGGCCATCCCCGAGAGGTCATCGACGCGGATGAGCCCGAGCCAGAGCGCTCCGCCAGCGAGCACGGTCCAGACGATGCAAGCAGCAGCCACGTGCGTGATCGCGGCGGGCGCGACCCACCACCGTCGATCCTTTCCGAGGGGTGGCCCGATCCAACCCGTCGGGAGTGCCCTCCCCGGCGCGAACATGATGAGGGCGAATCCCGCGGCTGGCGTGGCCGCAGCGATCGCGCTGCGCAAGGACTCCGGCAGGGAAGGCGGGAACACCCACGCGACGGCGGCCACGAAGCACGTGGCGCCTCCTACCGTGAGGAGGGTCTGGGGTGCACGGATCAGCATCAGGAGATGGGCCGCCAGGACGCCGGATGCCCCGCCGACGAATCTCGAGGTCGGAAGCAGGGCTCGCCCCGGAGGAGAAGCTTTCACATCGGGCAGGCGGCTGGCTGCCCAGACGATGACCACCGTCATCGCAGCAACGGTCCCGAGCAACACCCAGGCGAGTGGCTCTCCCGGCACGACAGCGACATCTGCGGGAAGGCCTGCGAGCGTCGGGACGGCAGCGGCTCCGGATGACGCTGGAGCGAGCACCCCGGGGCCGAAGACCAGCAGCGCGGTGCTGATGGCGACCGCGCCGCTGGCCGCTGAGGCGACCGAGCCGGGCATCCTCAACAGCCGCCGGCAGACGCCCGTGACGACCTGGAGGATGGTCTGCGCAATCGCCACGACGACCGACATGCAGATGAACAACGCGATCAGGAACCGCGATGACTGGGCGACGTCGAGGATGTGGAGTGCCAACAGCATCGCTGGCATGCTCAGCGCGAGCGAGCCGAGAGCCGCAAGGCCCGCGGCCGGGGTCGCGGTGCCGATCGATCGCGCACTCCTGGTCACGGGTAACGAGCAGAGGAGATGATCGAAGGACGAGCGTGCAGGCGTAGCGAGCCCCAGGATCACGGTCACCAGCGCTGTGCTCAGGAGAGAACCGGACGTGGCCGTCTCGATCATGAGCCGGGCGAAGCCCTCCGGGACCTGCCGGGTCAGTGTGGAGACCGTGGCGAGGCCGAGCGCTGTACCGAGCGCCAGCGCGCTCACACCGATCGCTGCAGCGCCTGCCAGCACCCGACGACGGGTGATGTCGAATGCGCCGGCGAGTTCCGCGATCCAGATCAGGCTCGTCGTCCGCGCGACCGTCCTGATCTGCTTCACCGATCACGCCTTCGACGCTGGCCGGCGAGCACGTAGATGGCGGTGGTCCCGAAGACCACGAGCGCCAGGCCGAGCCCGTTGGGGCTGAACTCGATCGACGGAAGGCCGTTCTCCTCGCCCACCGTGGCAGAGAAGACCAGCGGGACCGCAGAAGGCGAACCGGTCGTCGCCGCGATCATGATCGTCGCGACCATCAGGAGGAACGCAACTGCGACACCCAGCACGAAGCCGACCGTCGTTCTCACGATTGTTCTCATGTCATTCCGTTCATCGTGGGGCGAAGAGCGCGCGGAGCCGGATGTCGCGAGTCGAACGCGCTGATGCTCGCTGGGTCTTCTCCGAGAAGCAGCGTCCGAGGGACCCGTGTTCCAGGACGATCTGCCGAGTGCTCCCGTGCACCACCGTCTCGCCCGCGTGGAGCATGGTGATCTGATCGCAGTGCGCTTCCGCTCGCAACAAGTCGTGCGTCGCCATCAGCACCGCGCCGCCCTGCCCGGTGAAGAGCTCGATGCAGCTCCGCAGCACTTCGCTGGTGTCCGGATCGAGGCCTCGGAAGGGTTCGTCGAGGATCAGCAGGGAAGGTCTGTGCATGAGGGCACAGATCAGCTGGACCTTCCGCTTCATACCGTGCGAGTAGGAGGACATCGGTTTGTCCAGTGCGCTCCGCACGTCGAGCACGTGCGCGAACTCCAGCGCACGAGCTGCATCGTCTCGCCTGCGGAGCGAATCGTGCAGGCCCAGGTACTCACGACCGGTGAGGGCCAGCGGCAACGGGAGATCATCGGGAGCGAGACCGAACCGCGAGCGGGCTGCGGCCCGGGTCACAGGGATCCCCTCGTGGAGGACGACCCCGTGGTCCGGATCGATGATCCCCGTCATCACGTGGAGGGCGGTGCTCTTGCCCGAACCGTTGGAGCCGAGGAGCCCGTGGACCTGACCCGCGTGCACGGAGATCGAGAACGTGCTCAGTGCCACGCGGCCGCTGAACGCCTTCGTGACCATGCTCGCTTCCAACACGGGGTTCACGGACCCCTCGGCGGCGTTCACTTGCGGCAGTACGCCTTCGACGTGCCCTCGGCATTGAAGCTCGGCCGCTGGTACGCGGCATCGATGCTGCCGAGGAGAGCGGATTGCGACTGGACTGCTCCCGTGAGCACGAGGTTTGACATGGACCCCCCCCTTTCGTTCGCGCCCAACGTAGCACCTGAGATTTCACATCTGTCAACCCCTGTCGGAGTAGAAGTAGGCTCTCCGAGCAGCCACTGACGAGGGGGAACGCATGCAGATCCGCACCGACGGGCAGGTCCTGCTCAGCCCGAGCGACCTCAGCACATGGGCGACCTGCGAGTGGGCGTTCCTCCGCCGCCTCGACGCCAAGCTCGGTCGCGGCGGACCCCTGCCCGACGAGCACGACGACATGCTCGAGCGCACCGCACGCCTGGGGGACCAGCACGAGCTCGACCACCTGGAGATCCTCAAGCGGTCCCACGACGTGGTCGAGTTCGAGCGCCCCGCCCCACCGGACTACGCGAGTGCCGCAGCCGCGGCACGGCAGGCGTTCCAGGACGGCGCCGACGTCCTCTACCAGCCGACGTTCTTCGAGCCGCCGACGCCCGGGCACCCGGGGTTCATCGGCTTCGCGGACTTCATCCTCCGCAATGACGCCGGCGAGTACGAGGTCTACGACACCAAGCTGGCCCGGCACGCCAAGATCAGCGCGCTGCTCCAGCTCGCCGCCTACGCCGAGCGGATGCAGGCGCACGGCATCCCGACCGGCCGCCAGGTGCACCTCGTGCTGGGCGACCGGAGGACCACCACGCACGACCTCGGCGACATCGCTCCGGTGTACCGCACGCAGCGCGCCGAGCTGGAGCGGGTCATCGCCGAGCGCCTCGACGCCGACGACGAACTGCGCTGGGGCGACCCCCGCTACTCCAGCTGCGGCCGCTGCGCGATCTGCCAGACCCAGGTGCAGCAGCACCGCGACCTGGTCCTCGTCGCCGGGATGCGGCTGGACCAGCGGACGAAGCTGATCCGGCAGGGGGTGCGGACGATCGACGACCTGGCGGACCGCACCGCGGCCGTGCCGGGCATGTCGCGGTCGACGCAGGACCGGCTGGTGCGGCAGGCGCGCCTCCAGACCGAGACCGAAGCCGGACAGGACGCGCAGCGCCGGGCCGGATGGCCGACGAAGCCGCGATTCGAGGTCCTCGACGCCCGCGCGCTCGACGCGATCCCCGCACCGGACCCGGGCGACGTGTTCTTCGACTTCGAGGGCGACCCCCTGCACACCGAGGACGGCGTGCACTGGGGCCTCGACTACCTGTTCGGCCTGGTCGACGACCGCGCCGACTTCACGGCGTTCTGGGCACACACGATCCGCGACGAGCGGCAGGCACTCCTGGACTTCCTCGAGTTCATCGCCGAGCGGCGTGAGCAGCACCCGGACATGCACGTCTACCACTACGCGGCGTACGAGCGGACGCACCTGCTGTCGCTCGCCGCGCGGCACGGGGTGGGCGAGGACGCCGTCGACGACCTGCTCCGCGCGGGCGTGCTCGTCGACCTGTACCCGGTCGTGCGCAAGGCCCTCGTGGTCGGCAGCCACAGCTACTCGATCAAGAAGCTCGAGCCGCTCTACATGGGCGACGACCTGCGGTTGAGCGACGTCACGAACGCCGCCGACAGCATCACCGCCTACGTCGAGGCCATCGAGGAACGCCGGAACGGGGACCCCGCCGAGGGGCAGCGGATGCTCGACCAGGTCGCCGACTACAACGCGTACGACTGCCGCTCCACGCTGCGGCTGCGCGACTGGCTGCTGTCGCTGCGGCCGCCCCGCGCCGAGGAACCGGTCGACGAGACGCTCCTGCCCCCGATCCCCGTCGAGCGCGAGCCGAACCCGGTGTCCACCGCGCTCGCCGCCGAGATCGCGGACGTCGACCCGCTCGACCGTGACGCCGACCAGACGGCCCTGGCGCTCGCCGCAGCGGCGATCGACTACCACCGCCGCGAGGCGAAGACGTTCTGGCAGGACCACTTCGACCGGCTCCGGAACCCGGTCGACGACTGGGCGGACACCCGGGACGTCCTCGTCGTCGAGCGCGCGTCGGTCGAGCGCGACTGGGGCACGCTGCCGCGTGCCCGCGCGCAGTCGCGAGAGATCCGGTTGTCGGGGACGCTCGCGCCCGGTTCGCGGATCCGGCCGGGAGGCACGCCCCACCTCGTCTACGACGACCCGCTCCCGGCGTCGGTCACCTCCCCGGGCCCGGGTTCGAAGGGCGCGTCGGCCCGCGCGGTCGTGCTGGACGCGTGGGACGACGGCGACGCGTTCGAGGTGCTGGTCAAGGAGAGCCTGCCGGTCGGCGGGGGAGCGCCGCACGACGCGTTCCCGGTCGCCCTCGCCCCCGCGGCTCCGCCCCGCGCGAAGCCGCAGCCCGAGGCGATCGCCGAGTGGGGACAGGAGGTGCTCGACGCGTTGCCGTCGATGCTGCCCGACCCGGCCCTCGACCTGCTCCGCCGGGTCCCGCCGCGAGGGGCGCTCGCACCGGTGGTCGGCGACGACACGGTGGGCGCCGTCGTCACGACGTTGCTCGGGCTCGACCGGTCGTACCTGGCGATCCAGGGACCTCCCGGTACCGGGAAGACGTACGTCGGATCGAACGTCGTCGCCCGGCTCGTCCGCGAGTACGGCTGGCGCGTCGGGGTCGTCGGGCAGTCCCACGCGACGTCGGAGAACTTCCTGTCCGCGGTGGTCCGGGCCGGGGTACGGGCCGACCGCGTAGTGAAGGTCCCGAAGTCCGGTGCCACCGAGGACGACCTCGAGGCCGCCGCGTGGACGGCCGTGAAGAACAACGCCGCCGTCGCCGCGTTCCTGTCCTCGTGCGCCGAGACCGGCACCGGGGGCGTCGTCGGTGGGACGGCGTGGACCTTCGCGAACGAGGGCACGATCCCACGGCGCTCCCTCGACCTGCTCGTCGTCGACGAGGCCGGACAGTTCTCCCTCGCCCCGACCATCGCGTCGTCGATCGCCGCCACCCGCCTGCTCCTGCTCGGCGACCCGCAGCAGCTGCCGCAGGTGTCGCAGGGCTCGCACCCGGAGCCGGTCGACCAGTCGGCGCTCGGCTGGTTGGCCGACGGTGAGCACGTGCTGCCCGCCGAGTTCGGCTACTTCCTCGCGCGCACCCGCCGCATGGAGCCGGCGCTGACCGCGGCCGTCTCGGGTCTGTCGTACGACGGGCAACTCGCGTCGATGGTGTCCGGCCGGCACCTGGACGGGCTCGAGCCTGGCGTCCACGCGGTGCCGGTGCTGCACAGCGGCAACACGACGTCCTCCGTCGAAGAGGCCGAGCGCGTCGTCGCCCTTGCCCGCGATGTCGTCGGACGCTCGTGGACCGACGACGACGGGATCACCCGGGACATGACCGACGAGGACGTCATCGTCGTCGCGCCCTACAACGCCCAGGGAGCGGTGATCCGTGCGGCCCTCGACGCGGCCGGGCTCCGCGGAACGCAGGTCGGCACGGTCGACATGTTCCAGGGGCGCGAGGCCGTCGTCTCGATCACGTCACTCGCGGCGTCGAGCGCGGCGGACATCCCGCGCGGGCTCGACTTCCTGCTCATGCCGAACCGCTTGAACGTGGCGTTGTCGCGGGCGAAGTGGGCGGCCTACCTCGTGTACTCGCCGGCGCTCACCACGGGGTTGCCGCCGTCGATCGCGGGTCTGTCGCTGCTGTCCCGGTTCATCGAGCTCGTCGAGCCGTCGTGGCCGGACCAGGATGCCGCAGGGGCAGGGGCAAGGGCAGGGGCAGGGGCAGGGGCAGGGGCCGGTGCCGCGCTCCCGTCGTCGTCACGGTTGTCGTCCGGCGAGGACCCGGTTCCGCAGGGGTAGACCGCCACCGATCGGTGACGTTCTCGGTGCACGATCCCCGGCGATCGTGCACCGAGAACGTCACACGCCGCGGTGATCGACACGTCGTACAGCGGCACCACCCGAACGTGGGCTGTCCTCACGATCAAGCACCGCGAGAGGCTGGGTCCGTGGGGGAGATGACGAACAGTCCGCCGGTGTCCGGGACGACTGCGCGGGGCGGCGCGCACCCGACCCTCCGCGCGCGGAAGCCCGGCTACGCCGTGATGCAGGAGTGCCTCGCGATCCAGTCCGCGGCACCTTCCCGGACGCGACAACAGCGCTTCTGGGGTCGCGACCCGCTCGTACCCGAGGCCCGTTCCTGGTTCAAGGGAGCCCTCGGCGAGCGGCACGTCGCCCGGCAACTCGAAGCACTCGGACCCGACTTCGCCGTCCTGCACGCGGTACCCGTCGGACGCGGTGCCACCGACATCGACCACGTCGTGATCGGCCCGACCGGCGTCTTCTCGATCAACACCAAGAACCACTCCGGTCACGACGTCTGGGCCGGTGGCCGGACCCTGATGGTGAACGGTCAGCGGACCCCGCACGCGCACCGCGCGCTCGTCGAGGGGGAACGAGCGACGACGCTGTTGTCAGCCGCCGCGGGGCAGCAGGTCTCCGTGCAGCCGGTGCTCGCCGTCGTCGCTCGTCGACTCCGGTTCGGACGGACGACCCCTGCCGTGGCGACCCTGCCGCCCGAAGGCCTCGGACCGTGGCTGCGCGGGCTCCCGAGGGTCTTCTCGGACGAAACGGTCCGCTTCCTGTCGATGGTCGCCGAGGAACGCAGGACGTGGCACGTCGAGGCTGTCGTCCTCCACGACACGCTGCGGCACGTGCAACGCTTCGAACGGCTCGAGCGGGAGCGCGTCGTCGCGGCTGACCGTCGACGACTCCTGCGGAAGGCCCGAGCGCTCGCCGGCTGAGCGCTCGTGCTCGGCGGTCTCGCGTTCCGCAGCATCTTCTTCTGCGTGGGCACCCTCTGCTGAATGCTGACGATCTTGGTGCACGGTTCCCGGCGATCGTGCACCGAGAGCGTCACCGCTCGGGCGGAACCGCTGCTCGACGGGAACGATCGGCGAGTGGCTCAGCCCTCCGCGGAGGCCTCGTCGTCCGGGACCGGCCCGCGCAGCTGCGCACGCATGTTCGCGAGGACGTCGGCTTGCAGGAAGTTCGCTGCCTCCGCTCCCGTCGGGTCGACGACGATGCCGAACTCCTCGGGGAGCGCGGTCACGAGCTCGGACATCGGGACCGGGCGGCCCTCGGTCCCCGGCAGGCCGGCTGCGAGTTCAGCGGGGTCGGTGAAGACCGGCACGAACGGCAGGTCGCGGATGATGACGTGCGCGATGCTCCCGCCGTCCGGGGTGCCCTCGGGCTTCCACGGCACCCACGCCGCACTCCGGAGGAACCCCGCGGGCGAGGTCGCCATCCGACGCCGGAGCTCGCCGGCGGCGGTGGGCGGGGCCTTGTCGACGCCCCGACCGAAGGCCGACCCGTCCGTCTCGTTCGTGCTCATCCCGACATGCTGTCACGCCCGCGAGCAGACCCCGACCGGACTCAGGTGCTCCCCGAGGTCGTCGCCGCCGTACTCGCCGCGATGACCCCGGCCGTCATCGCCGCCGAGGAGTTGATGTCGGCGAGGACCCGGCGGACCGCGGAGGCGATCGCATCGCCCTGCACGACCGAACGGACGACGTGCTCGTCGACCCGGCCGAACTCGGCGCGGAGCGTGTCGGTGGCGTCGAGCAGTCCGACGACGGCCGCGACGTAGGGCGACGGAGCAGCCCGGCCGGACAGGACGTCACCGACGGCCTGTCGGACCTGCGCCTCCGGCAGTGCATCACGCTCCGGGTGTCGGGTCGTCGTGAACACCAAGAGCGTCCGGTGCTCCTCTTCGGCGAGGATGCCGCGCTTGACGAGCTGGGCGACGACGGCGTCGTGCAGCGGGCGCTTGCCGAGGTGCCGCACCCACCACTTCGCCGGTTTCGGCGGCGAGCCGGCGATCGACGCCAGCGCGGTGTCGAGGACCTGGTCGGCCGTCGGCACCCCGCTCGCGAGGACGACCTGGTCACCGGACAGCGTGATCGCACCCCGCAGGGCGAGGTCGGCGAGCACGCCGCCCGCGGTGCCGAGCTCGGTCCGCGTGACGGTCGCGCGGGCACGCCCGTCCGGTGCGATCTGCATGAGCGCGAACGCCTGGGGGATCGTCAACAACGCGGCCATGCTCGCAGCGTGCCACACGGGGCGGAGGTGTGTCGCGCCTCCAGTCCGGCAGTGCTCGCGGACGGACGCGCGCCGGCCGCCGGGGGAACCGTCCCGGTACCCGGCCGCGGGCGGCGGCAGCACTCAACCGGGCGTCGGGCCCGCGCAGCGGTCGAGGACCCGCGCCATCGCGTCCCGCTCCGCCGGCGTCACCCACAGGCGGTACGTCGTCTTGACGGCGACCTGGTGCTCGACGTACGTGCAGCGGAAGCCGGTCGCGGCCGGCAGCCAGGTCGCCGCGTCCCCGGACCGCTTCTGCGCGTTCGAGTGCCCGTCGACTGCGAACAGGTTGGCCGGGTCGTTCGCCAGGGCCTCGCGTTCCTGCAGGCTGAGCTGCTGCGCGCCGGTCCGCCAGGCGTTCTCGAGGGCGACGACGTGGTCGATCTGCACGAGCGTCGACGTCGTGTTCCCCCGGACGAAGTCGATGTGCTGGCCGGTGTAGGGCGAGGTGAGCTCACCGCGGAGGACCGTGCACCGCCCCCGGCGCTGGACGTCGACGAGGTCGCGGGCGAGCACGTCGTTGCGGGTGTCGCAGCCGTTGTGGTCAACGTCGAGCCAGGCGGTGCCGAACTGCGCCACGCGGTCGTAGCCGGTCGCGGGGGCCTTGCCCTTGACGGGGAGGGCCGCCAGCTGGGTGCGCGCCATCGCGGCGGCGGACGGATCGGCGCCGTCGGTCGGTGCGGCTCCTGTGGCCGCCTCGACGGTCGGTCGGGAGGCCCGGCTCGGCTCGGTCGCGTCGGGTCCCGTCGAGATCGAGGGTGCGTCGGTCGCGGCCGAGCCGGCACCGGTGTCGTGCAACAGCCAGCCGCCAGCGGTGACCACGACGAGGACGATCAGGGAGGTGACCATCGTGCGGGTGCGGCGGCTGCGCAGGGAACGGGTGCTGGTCGTGCGGGAACTGCGGCGTCGGCGGGACGTCATGGGGGATGGGGCTCCGTGGTGCTGGTGGTGCGGTGGTGCGGACCCGATCGGGCCGAGGACGATCTTGCCGTGCGGCACCGACGTGGCACGGCGTAGACACGGGGCATGACCGACTACGCGAACCCGTCCGTACCCGTCGCCGGTGGGTCGATGCCGCTCCTCGGCTTCGGCACCTGGCAGATCCCCGACGCCGGTGCACCCGCCGCCGTGGGGGCAGCGCTCGAGGCCGGCTACCGGCACATCGACACCGCGACGGGCTACTCCAACCAGCGCGGCGTGGGGAAGGCGCTCGCCGACTCGGGGTTGGCCCGTGATGACGTCTTCGTGACGACGAAGCTCCCGCCGGACAACGCCGACCGTGTGCGCGAGACGATCGAGGAGAGCCTCGACCAGCTCGGGCTCGATCACCTGGACCTGTGGCTCGTGCACTGGCCGCCGAACGGCGAGGCCCGCCCGGACGTGTGGGAGCAGGTCGTGCAGGCCCAGACCGACGGACTGACCCGCGCCGTCGGCGTGAGCAACTACTCGCTCGACCAGATCGACGAGCTCGTCCGGGCGACCGGGACCACCCCCGCGGTGAACCAGATCAAGTGGAGCCCGGTCGAGTTCGACCGTGCGATCGCCGACGGACTGCGCGAGCGCGGGGTCGTCCTGGAGGGCTACAGCCCCTTCAAGGCGAGCAACCTGCAGGACCCGACGCTCGTCGAGATCGCCGAGGCGCACGACGTCGACAGCGCCCAGGTGATCGTCGCGTGGCACGTGGCGCACGAGTTCGTCGTGATCCCGAAGTCGTCGAACCCGGAGCGCATCCGGTCGAACGCCGCGGGCGCCCGCATCGAGCTGTCCGCCGACGAGGTCACGCGCATCGACGCCCTCGCTCGCTGACGGTCCGCGACCCGGTCAGGCGAGCAGGGAGCGGATGTCCTCGGCGCTCAGGTCGTCGGCGAACAGCGCGTCGTCGTCGATCATCGTCGCGAACAGCTCGGCCTTCTTCGCCGCGAGGGCCAGGACCTTCTCCTCGATGGTGTCCTCGGCGATGAACCGCTGGACGTTCACCGACCGGGTCTGCCCGATGCGGTGGGTCCGGTCGACGGCCTGCGACTCGGCGGCCGGGTTCCACCACGGGTCGAGGACGAAGACGGTGTCGGCCTCGGTGAGCGTCAGCCCGAACCCGCCGGCCTTGAGCGAGATGAGGAACGCGGGTGCCGTGCCGGACCGGAAGCGCTCGATGACCTCGGGGCGCTTCCGGGTCGACCCGTCGAGGTACTCGTAGCCGATCCCGCGTTCGTCGAGGGCCCCGGCGACCATGCGCAGGAAGGTCGTGAACTGACTGAACACCAGGGCGCGTCGGCCCTCGGCGGCGAGCTGCTCGAGCTCGTCGAGCAGCAGTTCGAGCTTGGCCGAGGTCACCGGCTCGTCGGACTCCTGGACGAGCCCGGGGGAGAGCGCGAGCATCCGCAGCAGCGTCAGGGAACGGAACACGATCATCCGGTTCCGCGGCAGGTCGTCGATGAGGTCGAGGACCTTGAGCCGCTCCCGGTTCAGCGTCCGCTCGTACAGCGCCCGGTGCGCCGGGTCGAGCGTGACGCGCACCACCTGCTCCTGCTTCGGCGGCAGGTCGGCGGCGACGCTCTCCTTGGTCCGCCGGAGCATGAGCGGGCGGATCCGCCGCCGGAGCCGTGCGGTGAGCTCACGGCGTGCCTCGCCGCGGAGGTCCGGGGACGCGAGCGGCTTGACGTAGTCGTCGCCGAACCGGGACCACGAGGACAGCAGCCCCGGCGCGACGACGTGGAACAGTGCCCACAGGTCGGTCAGGCCGTTCTCGAGCGGCGTCCCGGTGATCGCGAACTTCACCGGAGCGGGCAGGTCGACGGCGGCCCGGTGGGTCTGCGACTGCGGGTTCTTGACGAACTGCGCCTCATCGAGGACGAGCGCCGACCACGGCAGCTCGCGGTACTCGGCGGCGTCGAGTCGGAGCAGTGCGTACGAGGTCACGACGACGTCGCTCGCGGCCGCCGCCTTCGCCACTCGTGCGTGGTCCTTGATCGACGTCGCGGTGACGGTCGTGACCCGGAGCGACGGCGTGAACCGCGCGGCCTCGAGCGCCCAGTTGCCGACGACCGAGGTCGGCGCGACGACGAGGAACGGCGGCGCGTCCGGCTCGTCGCGTCGTGCGGCGGCGATCATCGCGAGCACCTGCAGGGTCTTGCCGAGCCCCATGTCGTCGGCGAGGACACCGCCGACGCCGTGCTCGCGCAGGAACCGCAGCCAGGCGTACCCGGCGTGCTGGTAGGGCCGCAACTCGGCGTGCACGGTGTCGGGCACGGGCACGTCGTCACCGGGCGGGGTCGCGTCGAGGAGCGCGGCGGCGATGCGTTGCCACCGCCCGTCGTGCTCGGTCTCGTCGGCGAGCTGGTCGAACTCCGCCCACAGGCCGGCCTGCAGCGGGGTCACGGTGAGGGGCTGGTCGGGCTCCCACTCGTCGAGGTCGCGGGCTTCCTCGATGAGCTCCTTGAGCCGGTCGAACGCCGGGTCGGCGAGCGACAGGTACGAGTTGTCGACGAGCTTCATCCGCCGGTCGCGCTTCGCGAGCGCCCGGAGCAGCGGCGTGAACGGCACCTGCTTGCCGTTCACGGTGACGAAGATCCCGAGGTCGAACCAGTCGTGCTTGTCGGACGGCATCGTCGTGACGCGGATGTGCGGCCGTCCGGTCAGCCGTTCGTACTCGCTGCGCTCGCCCTGCACGACGGTCCGGACGCCCAGACCGGGCAGCGCCGGCAGCAGCTCGGTCGCGAACACCGCGACGTCGGCGCCGTCGATCGTGCCCTCCTCGAACCAGGCCAGGCCGCCGCCCGGCCCGCCGCCGCCTGGCCGCTCGCCGCCTGACCGCTCGCCGCCTGGCCGCTCGCCGCCTGGCCCGGCCCCGTCGGGTCCGGTTTGCGTGTCATCGCCGACCCCGCCGGGAGGCCCGTCCTGCGTCCGCGCGTCGGCGTCGGTCGCGGGGACGGCCGGGTCGTGGGCCGGGTCCGTGTCGTGGGCGTCGTCAGGGTCGGGGTCGTCGGCCGCCCGGAGCCGGCTGAGGTCGGGCAGCGGGCCGTGCAACGCCACGGGGTCCTTGCGCCCGTCGACGTGCCAGCGCCACTGCAGGTGCACGCGGTCGTCGGTGCGGGGTGCCCGGGCCGGTTCGAACGTCGCCGTCAGGACGAGTTCGGGTGCCTGTCGCTCCGGCAGCTCGAGCGAGCCGTCGGAGCTGACGAGCCCGAGCGTCCCGCGGAGCCGGGGTGACCAGTCGGCCAGGAACTCGTCGACCTCGTCGCTCGGGACCGTCACGCGCGCGCCCTCGA
This genomic window contains:
- a CDS encoding ABC transporter ATP-binding protein yields the protein MVTKAFSGRVALSTFSISVHAGQVHGLLGSNGSGKSTALHVMTGIIDPDHGVVLHEGIPVTRAAARSRFGLAPDDLPLPLALTGREYLGLHDSLRRRDDAARALEFAHVLDVRSALDKPMSSYSHGMKRKVQLICALMHRPSLLILDEPFRGLDPDTSEVLRSCIELFTGQGGAVLMATHDLLRAEAHCDQITMLHAGETVVHGSTRQIVLEHGSLGRCFSEKTQRASARSTRDIRLRALFAPR
- a CDS encoding TM0106 family RecB-like putative nuclease — protein: MQIRTDGQVLLSPSDLSTWATCEWAFLRRLDAKLGRGGPLPDEHDDMLERTARLGDQHELDHLEILKRSHDVVEFERPAPPDYASAAAAARQAFQDGADVLYQPTFFEPPTPGHPGFIGFADFILRNDAGEYEVYDTKLARHAKISALLQLAAYAERMQAHGIPTGRQVHLVLGDRRTTTHDLGDIAPVYRTQRAELERVIAERLDADDELRWGDPRYSSCGRCAICQTQVQQHRDLVLVAGMRLDQRTKLIRQGVRTIDDLADRTAAVPGMSRSTQDRLVRQARLQTETEAGQDAQRRAGWPTKPRFEVLDARALDAIPAPDPGDVFFDFEGDPLHTEDGVHWGLDYLFGLVDDRADFTAFWAHTIRDERQALLDFLEFIAERREQHPDMHVYHYAAYERTHLLSLAARHGVGEDAVDDLLRAGVLVDLYPVVRKALVVGSHSYSIKKLEPLYMGDDLRLSDVTNAADSITAYVEAIEERRNGDPAEGQRMLDQVADYNAYDCRSTLRLRDWLLSLRPPRAEEPVDETLLPPIPVEREPNPVSTALAAEIADVDPLDRDADQTALALAAAAIDYHRREAKTFWQDHFDRLRNPVDDWADTRDVLVVERASVERDWGTLPRARAQSREIRLSGTLAPGSRIRPGGTPHLVYDDPLPASVTSPGPGSKGASARAVVLDAWDDGDAFEVLVKESLPVGGGAPHDAFPVALAPAAPPRAKPQPEAIAEWGQEVLDALPSMLPDPALDLLRRVPPRGALAPVVGDDTVGAVVTTLLGLDRSYLAIQGPPGTGKTYVGSNVVARLVREYGWRVGVVGQSHATSENFLSAVVRAGVRADRVVKVPKSGATEDDLEAAAWTAVKNNAAVAAFLSSCAETGTGGVVGGTAWTFANEGTIPRRSLDLLVVDEAGQFSLAPTIASSIAATRLLLLGDPQQLPQVSQGSHPEPVDQSALGWLADGEHVLPAEFGYFLARTRRMEPALTAAVSGLSYDGQLASMVSGRHLDGLEPGVHAVPVLHSGNTTSSVEEAERVVALARDVVGRSWTDDDGITRDMTDEDVIVVAPYNAQGAVIRAALDAAGLRGTQVGTVDMFQGREAVVSITSLAASSAADIPRGLDFLLMPNRLNVALSRAKWAAYLVYSPALTTGLPPSIAGLSLLSRFIELVEPSWPDQDAAGAGARAGAGAGAGAGAALPSSSRLSSGEDPVPQG
- a CDS encoding DUF1653 domain-containing protein; the encoded protein is MSNDVTPGRYRHFKGGEYEVVLVAKDVETEEPVVVYQALYGERGHWVRTLADFTSYVSRDGYEGPRFARTDP
- a CDS encoding SseB family protein, whose amino-acid sequence is MSTNETDGSAFGRGVDKAPPTAAGELRRRMATSPAGFLRSAAWVPWKPEGTPDGGSIAHVIIRDLPFVPVFTDPAELAAGLPGTEGRPVPMSELVTALPEEFGIVVDPTGAEAANFLQADVLANMRAQLRGPVPDDEASAEG
- a CDS encoding nuclease-related domain-containing protein, with the protein product MSGTTARGGAHPTLRARKPGYAVMQECLAIQSAAPSRTRQQRFWGRDPLVPEARSWFKGALGERHVARQLEALGPDFAVLHAVPVGRGATDIDHVVIGPTGVFSINTKNHSGHDVWAGGRTLMVNGQRTPHAHRALVEGERATTLLSAAAGQQVSVQPVLAVVARRLRFGRTTPAVATLPPEGLGPWLRGLPRVFSDETVRFLSMVAEERRTWHVEAVVLHDTLRHVQRFERLERERVVAADRRRLLRKARALAG